The genomic window TGAGTTTATAACCAAAGTCAATGTCAAGGAGAGCGGCATTGGCCCCTTCAACCAAAATTTTCTTGGGAGATCCATGAAGTGCTTCATACATGTAATAGACTCCATCTCTAACCATTGGCCTCAATCTTTCAGCGTATTCCTGCAAATGCAATAGAAACATTAGTGTAGTAGGAACCAATAACACAGCCACAGTCACATGGCAATTACTATAATCACCTTGAGCTTTTTTAGTTGGTCCTCCACATCAACCACCAAGGAGGGGTACATGTTTTGATACTGATGGACAAGATTCTTGAacctaaattaaattaaagaaagaatgacattttaaaaagctgaGAGTTACATATTTCGGTGTGCCAAAATCCATACTTGGTAGAGAAGTCCTTAAAGTCACCCAGAAGGTCACAAACGCGCAATCCAGTTCGAGATGCTTTGCTGGAGTATGCAGGTCCAATGCCCTTCTTGGTTGTTCCAATACTGTTGTTATAATACGATAAGTTATAAATACAAAGATCTACTCTTTGTGGATAATATGTGACACAACCCTtacttctttccttcttgtgcTTGTCGCTCAGTTTCCTGTAGACCATCAACAACCTGGTGGAAGTCGAACACTGCACAAACATGGGCAATAAAAACGTAACATTTCTAGAAGTAAAAAGGATGATAAAGACATTGTGCACATACCAATATGGGCTCTGTCAGAGACTATCAGCCTCTTCTCCCAGCCTCTCAGTCCTAGTTTCACGCAGATGAACATTTGTTATAAAATGGAACAGTTATAGATTTGAGCTTTATAAACTCAATTCTACACATaccttttttctcatttttttcacACTCCTCAAAAAGGCCGGGAAGATGTATAACAACACCATTACCTGTAGAGAATAATTCAAGTTAATGTTTGTGGGTCaatacatacacattttttcacaagAATCTTTACCAATAAGTGATATGCTTTTGGGGTTGATGATTCCACTGGGGAGCAAGTGGAAGTCATATTCTTTACCATCCACCACCACTGTGTGTCCTGCATTGTTGCCACCCTAAACACCAAAACAGTTTTCAGTAGATGGATATGTTTTCAGATGGTGGTACGCTGAGTTTATTCTGCACCTATTTTAACAGACTTGGCTGGGACATTGGTGTCTCCTCCGCTCTGTTCCCCCTGGCTAAGACCTGGCCTTCTCACATAACACGCCACCCTGAGAATGTGACCTCGCTCTTGCCCTGGTGGGTGGGGTTCTTGCCCCTTCAGAACTCTGGGTGCTCTCCTGTTAGTGGAGAAAGTGTAACACAGCCACTAACAGCTGATTTATCCCATGAGTACAAAAGCCTTTCTATGATAAAAATCCAATTATGTCTTTGTTTTTGTAAGAGGCTGGTTTATGATAAGTTGCTCTGTGTTATTTAAAAGTTGTGGTAAACAAAATGTCCCTGCACCAACTTCATGATTAATAAGCAATATCATTCCTTTTTCCACTAACTAAAATATCAATAGGCTATCTCTGCTCAAGTCAAGTGAATAAACAAAGCAGTCTAGCATTTAAGACTCAATTTTCCTGTTAACACTGACTTTACCTGCAGTATATGAAGATATTTTCTCCAGCTTGTGTTGTTGTGACCACCTGTTGCCTTCATACAGACTAGATGAGGGCCTACACTAATACTCAACATGTTTATATTAATACTGGCAGTAGAGTAAGTATcacagcatacacacacacacacgaattACCTGACATCTGCAGACAATATCTGCCTCCGTGGCCAGAAGGTCGACCACTTTTCCTTTGCCCTCGTCCCCCCATTGCGCACCGAGCACAACCGTTACTTTGTTCCCCCCGTCACTGCGCGTACGTTTCAAACCTGCGGCGGTGGGTGCGTTAGCGTTTTTGTGCTCTTTTGCCGACCAGCTGTGGGACATGTTGATGGTGGCTTGAGTCCACGTCCGTCTCAAGACTAGACTGCAGCAGAGTCTGGTATTACCATATCTGTAAGTGTGGCTGTGATGTCAGAGCCAGGCGCACGGCACAGCGCGTCTGTGGCCAGATGTCCCTGAGCTGTGAATGCCCTCTCAAGCTCATTTACTCTAGTCTATCggtttattcatttaaataacCTGCCAGAGACTTATGCAATACAATATTCGTcaaaccattttgtaaataacgCCTTTTGCGCCATCTGAATGAAATAAGTAGCCtgaataatatacattttttattaaaatacatccaacattaaaagttacataatatagTTTAAATATCTATTAGAATTCATCATAAGACAAATTAAGACACATAACAAGCACTCTTTAGGTAAGTAAAATGACATTAGCTAACACTTCATTAGCCTCAAATGTAAAGCTTTCAGCAAAACCACCTTAAATgcaaattacaatacaaaacaaagcaTATTTTATCTCCCCTAACAGTGCTTAACCACCCATATACATGTAACAAGGAATGTACATAAAGTGACATATTTTTATAGTGCGGTGGTGATCCAAGTCGTAAAGGAAGACTCCCCACATCTTCAAGTAACTTTACATTCACCTTTGAAATTACATTGTCCTTTTAAgtttcatcaacatttcctTTTACCTCTGGCCTTACTTCTTCTGGAGTCACCTGGAAAAGAGAGACTGAAATCAATGGATAGAAAAGAATTTCAGAATTATGACACCAAAGATTAGAAAGTTAGCACAAACTGCACAGACAAACGTCACCACATTAGTTTTAATATGTTTAAGCTCTTTAAGTGTCACTTTAATGCATCCACATCACATTTCCACAACCATTTTGAACAAAAGCACAGTTTACAAGGAGCACACAAGGTTAGTAGATTCCACAGCTTCAGTTTCGGATTCAAGAATGGACAAAGAAATatggagaaagaaagacaaaacagtTATAAAAGCTTGACTTCACGATGATTTGACAAATCGCAAGGCTGCTTTGAGACCAGAGAGCTGGTGTTAGAATACACATGATTTGATTAATTCCCACTGAGTGTTAAAAAGCCGgacgtagacaaatgaaatccAAGTCCCATTTACACCATATACAGATGATTATGTCGTCATTAGTGATTTTATTAGAATGAGGTCCCTGTCGTTTTCAACCGTTTGACCTACCTCACATCAAAACACAGCCTTTTTTATGCTTAGCGTGTCCTTTCCCACTGTTACCTTGTTTTTAGaaagtcaaaatgaaaaacagaaaattcaAACACACCATTCATTTAAACCATTAATAAATAAGCAACAATCATGCTGCACTGtatagtaaatatttaaaaccaaatgctaaaaacagcagaatacaaaatgtaaaatgcaataaaaacaaatggggatttccttttaaaaacatggacacACTAGTCATGCAAATTTGATCTTTATTCAATTGAATAGATTGATTACCTTGTTTACTCTTTTTGCTGCGTTTAAAGAATCCCTTTTTCTTTGGTTCAGGCTTAATAGATTCTGATGTGGCAGGCATGTCTTCAACTATCTCTGCTCCATCAGGGACATCACAAGCCTGGATCACTTCAGTCTTATTGCTTTTTGAAGCAGATTTGGCAACATCCAGACCAAAAGGTTTGGGTACTTCTTTACTTCCCTGCTCTGTCTCTTCTTGAGTCTCTTGTGAACATCTTTTTACGTCATCGTTAGTGCCATCATAGTTGATATTGCTTTGACTTTGGGCAATTTCAGTAATCGAAATATCTCCAACTTTTGCTTCTTCCAACTTCTCTGGTACCATGTCTGACCCTCCATCCAAAACAGCCTCAAGCAAGTCCGCATCCGACAGGGAGGAGGGGCTAAGGATGCTTGAATCACTCGAGTCCAATGTGAACCCATTCGTTGTTGGGAGAGACAGGCTGTGATCCACTGACGTCACATCTTGCGGTGTCACTTTCACTGCGTGTGCCTCTGGATTCTCCGATGGTGTAGATTTTTCGGGGAGTGGGGGTGTCGAGGTCACTATAGATTTTGAAAGGGGTGTTGGAGTGGTTGCGGTTCTTGCGTTTTCTGAGGGCAGGTGAGTCGTTGACACTGCACTCTCCTCTGCTGTTGGAGAAGGTGTCTCTTCTGATGGACTGCTGAGACCGTTCACTTCGCTTGTGCAGGCCGCTGCTGGCAGTGTGGATGGAGCGGAAATGGTGGCTTGATCTGCGGTTTCGACGCCTGCAGGCTTCACATTTGAGTCTGAGAAGGATAAAATGAATATCAGGGAGTACAGAATTATAGGAGGTTGGAAACAAAAGCAGCTAAGCAACGCAGTCTTGAAATGGTGTgatgttaaaggtacactaccAAGAAATATGCTCAAATACTCCAATCTTTATGCATCAACtgtcaataatatatttgattaattttaaaGCCAGACAGCCTCATCATGGGCTTTGTTAAAAATAGAAACATGAGTATTACTGATTAATGCCTGcaattaaattaatttttatatatatatatatatatttttgtttacaggaGTAGTGTATCGTGTGGCATTAAATGACGACAATAAGGGCAAAAGTTGGCAGGAAATGTGCCAGTACAAGCTTaaactaaaaaatattttagagATCCCATTCTGTACAGCACAAGATGGTATTCAAACAATCCTAAAAAGCAAAACCCTTCAGGTAGTGTCTCTTTAAGTCACAGTGAAGCCAGGATACACAGTGGCAGCAGATGTGTGGCTGGCAGTATAAAGGACAGCAGTGGCAAACAGCAGGGGATACCACAGTCTCTTGTCCTTACCAGGCGGGCAGGTATCCCTACGCATTTCACTAGAAGGGAGGGTTTCCGAATCGCACCTGGGCCTGGTCTTTCTAAGGCTGAAACCTTTCCTGATATCGGCCAGCAGCTGGTCAATGATGCAGCCATCATCCTGAGGCACTACGCCCCTCTTGACTGAAAACAAAATCAATACTGTTTGTAAATGTGTACTCTTCAGTTGATCTACTGTTATGTCTAAAACACAGCAGTATCACTCACTTATCTTCCCATTCTCTCCCTTCTGCCTCTTGgattcctcctccgccagctgcttctttctcttctccgcCTTAGCTGCCTGCTCCTTCCTCGATTTATTTTCCTGATGAACAAAAGGAGTGACAGTAATTGTCAAGTACATAATGTGCAAATGGATTTGTCACTGGGTGATATGCAAGAGATATTATAACAGTTTTGCACAGTATAAATGACACCCTTCATTTGCACAGCAGATGCACGACTGTCACACC from Periophthalmus magnuspinnatus isolate fPerMag1 chromosome 22, fPerMag1.2.pri, whole genome shotgun sequence includes these protein-coding regions:
- the adss1 gene encoding adenylosuccinate synthetase isozyme 1 translates to MSHSWSAKEHKNANAPTAAGLKRTRSDGGNKVTVVLGAQWGDEGKGKVVDLLATEADIVCRCQGGNNAGHTVVVDGKEYDFHLLPSGIINPKSISLIGNGVVIHLPGLFEECEKNEKKGLRGWEKRLIVSDRAHIVFDFHQVVDGLQETERQAQEGKNIGTTKKGIGPAYSSKASRTGLRVCDLLGDFKDFSTKFKNLVHQYQNMYPSLVVDVEDQLKKLKEYAERLRPMVRDGVYYMYEALHGSPKKILVEGANAALLDIDFGTYPFVTSSNCTVGGACTGLGIPPLNIGDVFGVAKAYTTRVGIGAFPTEQLNAIGDLLQSRGHEVGVTTGRKRRCGWLDLVIVRYAHMINGFTAIAMTKLDILDVLDEIKVGVAYKLNGKRIPHFPANMDVLQKVEVEYETFPGWKTDTSAARKWSDLPAKAQNYIRFIENHIGVPIKWVGVGKSRECMIQMF